A section of the Rhodospirillales bacterium genome encodes:
- the guaB gene encoding IMP dehydrogenase, with the protein MPFASKTPQRKSIREALTFDDVLLVPAASEVQPHAVDVSTRLTRSIALNIPLLSAAMDTVTESMMAIAMAQAGGLGIVHRNLTVGAQVEEVRKVKRYESGMVVNPITIGPDATLAEAFDLMRKYGISGIPVVEQSRKLVGILTNRDVRFASNLDQPVRELMTAEGLVTVRNRVDKEEAKRLLHQHRIEKLLVVDDQDRCIGLVTVKDIEKSTQNPNACKDTQGRLRVGAAVGTGDNGYERAQALADAEVDVIIVDTAHGHSRAVLDTVTRIRRIQSNSVDVIAGNVATADAAKALIDAGADAVKVGIGPGSICTTRVVAGVGVPQLTAIMDVADACQAADIPVIADGGIRFSGDLAKAVAAGADVVMLGSMFAGTDEAPGEMVLYQGRSYKTYRGMGSVGAMTQGSADRYFQGQVKETQKLVPEGIEGRVPYKGPMGAVVHQLTGGLRAAMGYTGSKTIAEMKANAQFVRMTGAGYRESHVHDVQITREAPNYRQES; encoded by the coding sequence ATGCCCTTTGCGTCCAAAACCCCACAACGTAAATCCATCCGCGAGGCGCTGACCTTCGACGATGTGCTTCTGGTGCCTGCGGCATCGGAAGTCCAACCGCATGCCGTCGACGTGTCGACGCGGCTGACGCGCTCGATCGCGCTGAACATTCCGCTTTTGTCGGCAGCGATGGATACGGTGACCGAAAGCATGATGGCCATCGCCATGGCGCAGGCAGGGGGTCTTGGCATCGTGCACCGCAACCTTACCGTTGGCGCGCAGGTCGAGGAGGTGCGCAAGGTCAAACGTTACGAATCCGGCATGGTGGTCAATCCCATCACCATCGGCCCGGACGCAACGCTGGCCGAGGCATTCGACCTGATGCGCAAATACGGCATTTCAGGTATTCCAGTGGTCGAACAGTCGCGCAAGCTGGTGGGCATTCTGACCAACCGCGACGTGCGCTTCGCCAGCAATCTGGACCAACCGGTGCGCGAATTGATGACCGCCGAAGGTCTTGTCACCGTGCGCAACCGCGTCGACAAGGAGGAGGCCAAGCGCCTTTTGCACCAGCACCGCATCGAAAAGCTGTTGGTCGTCGACGATCAAGACCGCTGCATCGGTCTGGTCACGGTCAAAGATATCGAAAAATCGACACAAAACCCCAATGCGTGCAAGGACACGCAGGGCCGCCTGCGCGTGGGCGCGGCAGTGGGCACCGGTGATAACGGTTACGAGCGCGCACAAGCGCTGGCCGACGCCGAGGTCGACGTCATCATCGTCGACACCGCGCACGGGCATTCACGGGCGGTTCTGGACACGGTCACGCGCATTCGGCGCATCCAGTCGAATTCGGTCGACGTAATCGCGGGCAACGTCGCCACCGCAGACGCGGCGAAGGCACTGATCGATGCCGGAGCAGACGCGGTCAAGGTCGGCATCGGGCCGGGATCGATATGCACCACGCGCGTGGTCGCGGGCGTCGGCGTGCCGCAACTGACCGCGATCATGGACGTAGCCGACGCATGTCAGGCCGCGGATATCCCGGTCATCGCGGATGGCGGCATCCGTTTTTCAGGCGATCTGGCCAAGGCGGTCGCCGCCGGCGCGGATGTCGTTATGCTGGGGTCGATGTTCGCCGGCACCGACGAAGCGCCGGGTGAAATGGTGCTGTACCAAGGACGCTCGTACAAGACGTACAGGGGGATGGGATCCGTCGGTGCGATGACCCAGGGTTCGGCGGACCGCTATTTTCAAGGGCAGGTCAAGGAAACCCAGAAACTCGTGCCGGAAGGTATCGAAGGCCGGGTGCCATACAAAGGTCCGATGGGTGCGGTCGTACACCAGTTAACCGGCGGGCTGCGGGCTGCGATGGGGTATACAGGTTCCAAAACCATCGCCGAGATGAAGGCCAATGCGCAGTTCGTACGCATGACCGGGGCCGGATATCGCGAATCCCACGTCCATGACGTACAGATCACGCGCGAGGCCCCGAATTACCGCCAGGAAAGCTGA
- the putA gene encoding bifunctional proline dehydrogenase/L-glutamate gamma-semialdehyde dehydrogenase PutA, with translation MSETFASWKFRPETECVAALLAALPTQDAAARTRITQQARVLIEGARAHKGMSRLHAMVEGFSLTTREGIAMMALAEALLRIPDAATVEMMLEDKISDADFERLFGQADDWVGKISGLGLRTAQNLMGGMARRMGMPMIRKAAVEGVRLLGGAFVMGESIEAALAAANDQPRGIAWSFDMLGEGARSDQDAEKYFNAYAHAISAIGRSVVDSATGSRTPSLRRHGISVKLSALHPRYHAGQAGRCVPELAERLTELCRLAADGGLALTVDAEESERLTLSLQIIDRALQAPFLKHWDGFGLAVQAYGKRALPLTRELITWAAGSQRRLNIRLVKGAYWDSEIKRAQVAGLPDYPVFTRKAHSDVSYLACAQMLMDNRKFVAPLFGTHNATNIAQILEMAGSDKQGFAFQRLYGMGEGLHAQLLAMDLPVSVYAPVGPHTQLLAYLVRRLLENGANSSFVNRISDKSVPTDQLIDDPVAAARASKGAPHPKIPLPAQLYAPDRRNSAGFDLGEPAALGQLEAAARQAASGARFEACSMIDGTRRAGATALETHPPAEVSAQLGTLWPADEKIVEAAFESVAGGAALWRATHPDTRAKALEAYADMLEKHRDEFVGLCAREAGKTLADGIAEVREAVDFARYYAMQARKLFGTATVLPGPTGEQNSLRLEARGIFACISPWNFPLAIFTGQIAAALAAGNGVVAKPAEQTPVIAQRAVQLMLEAGIPNNVIALVQGDGRVGEMVVANRRVAGVAFTGSLQAAKAIHKSLADRPGPIVPLIAETGGLNAMIVDSTALPEQVCDDVILSAFTSAGQRCSALRLLLVQEDVADTMMEMIAGAMGELTIGDPASAASDLGPLIDAEALAVVQRHKSRLRGGARAVAEASLDAGLEKRGHFCAPMVAELRSVDDLDREIFGPILHVLRYKAGERNDLIEAINRKGYGLTFGVHSRIWSVQREAAAKIRAGNVYVNRSMIGAVVGVQPFGGMNLSGTGPKAGGPHYLAAFATEKVISIDTTASGGNTTLLTQDAG, from the coding sequence ATGTCCGAGACCTTTGCAAGCTGGAAATTCCGCCCCGAAACCGAATGCGTCGCCGCGCTTCTCGCGGCCCTGCCCACGCAGGACGCCGCCGCGCGCACGCGCATCACACAGCAGGCAAGGGTGCTGATCGAAGGTGCGCGGGCGCATAAGGGAATGAGCCGCCTGCACGCGATGGTGGAAGGATTCTCGCTGACCACGCGCGAGGGCATCGCGATGATGGCGCTGGCCGAGGCGTTGTTGCGCATTCCCGACGCCGCCACGGTCGAAATGATGCTGGAAGACAAGATTTCAGACGCGGATTTCGAGCGCCTGTTCGGACAGGCGGACGACTGGGTCGGCAAGATTTCCGGGCTGGGCCTGCGCACCGCGCAAAACCTGATGGGCGGCATGGCACGGCGGATGGGCATGCCGATGATCCGCAAAGCCGCGGTAGAGGGCGTGCGCCTTCTGGGCGGCGCGTTCGTGATGGGTGAAAGCATCGAGGCCGCGCTGGCCGCCGCCAACGACCAGCCGCGCGGCATCGCGTGGTCCTTCGACATGCTGGGCGAAGGGGCGCGTTCGGATCAGGACGCGGAAAAATATTTCAACGCCTATGCGCACGCGATTTCCGCGATCGGGCGCAGCGTGGTCGACTCCGCGACAGGATCCAGAACGCCGTCTTTGCGCCGGCATGGAATATCGGTCAAGCTTTCGGCGCTGCACCCCCGCTATCACGCGGGGCAGGCCGGGCGGTGCGTTCCCGAACTGGCGGAACGGCTGACCGAGCTGTGCCGGCTGGCCGCCGACGGCGGTCTGGCGCTGACCGTGGACGCCGAGGAAAGCGAGCGCCTGACCCTTTCATTGCAGATCATCGATAGGGCGTTGCAGGCCCCGTTCCTTAAACACTGGGACGGGTTCGGGCTGGCGGTGCAGGCCTATGGCAAGCGCGCCCTGCCGCTGACGCGCGAGTTGATCACCTGGGCTGCGGGCAGCCAGCGGCGGCTTAACATCCGTCTGGTCAAGGGCGCGTACTGGGATTCCGAAATCAAGCGCGCGCAGGTCGCGGGGCTGCCGGATTACCCCGTGTTCACGCGCAAGGCGCATAGCGACGTTTCGTATCTGGCTTGCGCGCAGATGCTGATGGACAACCGAAAATTCGTCGCGCCGTTGTTCGGCACGCATAACGCGACCAATATCGCGCAGATCCTTGAAATGGCGGGCAGCGACAAACAGGGTTTCGCGTTCCAGCGCCTGTACGGCATGGGCGAAGGTCTGCATGCGCAGCTTTTGGCCATGGACCTGCCGGTTTCGGTTTACGCGCCGGTCGGACCGCATACGCAATTGCTGGCCTATCTGGTGCGGCGGCTTTTGGAGAACGGGGCCAACAGCTCGTTCGTCAACCGCATATCCGATAAAAGCGTGCCGACGGACCAGTTGATCGACGACCCGGTCGCGGCGGCGCGCGCCAGCAAGGGCGCGCCGCATCCGAAAATTCCCTTGCCTGCGCAACTTTACGCGCCCGACCGGCGCAACAGCGCGGGGTTCGACCTGGGTGAGCCCGCGGCACTGGGACAGCTTGAAGCCGCAGCGCGGCAGGCGGCTTCGGGCGCGCGTTTCGAGGCGTGCAGCATGATCGACGGCACACGGCGCGCCGGCGCGACCGCGTTGGAAACACACCCGCCCGCCGAGGTTTCGGCACAGCTGGGTACGCTGTGGCCCGCTGACGAAAAAATCGTCGAGGCCGCGTTTGAAAGCGTGGCTGGCGGCGCCGCGCTGTGGCGGGCGACGCATCCGGACACGCGCGCCAAGGCGCTGGAGGCTTATGCCGACATGCTGGAAAAACACCGCGATGAATTCGTGGGTCTGTGCGCGCGCGAGGCGGGCAAGACGCTGGCCGACGGCATCGCGGAAGTGCGCGAAGCCGTCGATTTCGCGCGGTATTACGCGATGCAGGCGCGTAAACTGTTCGGTACGGCCACGGTTTTGCCCGGTCCCACGGGCGAGCAGAATTCCCTGCGACTGGAGGCGCGCGGGATTTTTGCCTGTATCAGTCCGTGGAATTTCCCGCTGGCGATTTTCACCGGGCAGATCGCGGCGGCTCTGGCCGCGGGCAACGGCGTCGTCGCCAAGCCCGCCGAGCAGACACCGGTCATCGCGCAACGCGCCGTACAATTGATGCTTGAGGCCGGAATCCCCAACAACGTCATCGCGCTGGTGCAGGGCGACGGACGCGTGGGTGAAATGGTGGTGGCCAACCGGCGCGTCGCGGGCGTGGCGTTTACGGGTTCGCTGCAGGCCGCCAAGGCGATCCACAAATCGCTGGCCGACCGGCCGGGGCCGATCGTACCGCTGATCGCCGAAACGGGCGGTTTGAATGCCATGATTGTCGATTCCACCGCCCTGCCCGAACAGGTTTGCGACGACGTCATCCTGTCGGCGTTCACATCCGCCGGACAACGCTGTTCGGCACTGCGGCTGCTGCTGGTGCAGGAGGACGTCGCGGATACGATGATGGAAATGATCGCGGGCGCGATGGGGGAACTGACAATCGGGGACCCGGCATCGGCAGCAAGCGACCTTGGTCCGCTGATCGACGCCGAGGCGCTGGCTGTTGTCCAGCGCCATAAATCGCGTCTGCGCGGCGGCGCGCGCGCGGTGGCCGAGGCGTCACTGGACGCCGGGCTTGAAAAACGCGGGCATTTCTGCGCGCCGATGGTCGCGGAGTTGCGGTCGGTGGACGATCTGGACCGTGAGATTTTCGGGCCGATCCTGCACGTCCTGCGTTACAAGGCGGGCGAACGCAACGATCTGATCGAGGCAATCAACCGCAAGGGGTATGGACTTACTTTCGGCGTGCACAGCCGGATCTGGAGCGTACAACGCGAAGCGGCGGCCAAGATCAGGGCCGGAAACGTCTATGTCAATCGCAGCATGATCGGCGCGGTGGTCGGCGTGCAGCCGTTCGGAGGCATGAATTTGTCAGGCACCGGGCCAAAGGCGGGCGGGCCGCATTACCTTGCGGCCTTCGCCACCGAAAAAGTCATCAGCATCGACACCACCGCATCCGGCGGAAACACCACGCTTTTGACGCAGGACGCCGGTTGA
- a CDS encoding polyisoprenoid-binding protein → MFNRFLLTVAALMGVCVTPAFAGAKTYDFNKPHTQILFFVDHMGFSHSSGRFLDFDGSLTYDPEKPAESSTQVTIKTDSLEMNDAKWNEHLKSPDFFNVAQYPTMNFASTKVEPVDATHAKITGDLTMLGQTHPVTLDVTLNKCGEQAMTKQETCGFDATGSLKRTEWGMDKFVPMVGDDVKLMITVEAPVQSGANQ, encoded by the coding sequence ATGTTTAATCGTTTTCTTCTGACTGTCGCCGCATTGATGGGGGTGTGCGTCACGCCCGCTTTTGCCGGGGCCAAAACCTATGACTTCAACAAGCCACACACGCAGATTTTGTTCTTCGTCGATCACATGGGATTTTCACATTCCAGCGGACGATTTCTCGATTTCGACGGCTCGCTGACATACGACCCCGAAAAACCGGCGGAGTCCAGCACTCAAGTCACGATCAAGACCGACTCGCTGGAAATGAACGATGCCAAATGGAACGAGCACCTGAAAAGCCCGGATTTCTTCAACGTCGCGCAATATCCGACCATGAATTTTGCCAGCACCAAGGTCGAGCCGGTGGACGCGACCCATGCCAAAATAACCGGCGATCTGACGATGCTGGGCCAGACCCATCCGGTGACACTCGACGTCACCTTGAACAAATGCGGAGAGCAGGCGATGACCAAGCAGGAAACCTGCGGGTTCGACGCGACGGGTAGCCTGAAACGCACAGAATGGGGCATGGACAAATTCGTGCCTATGGTCGGCGACGACGTGAAGCTGATGATCACCGTCGAAGCACCGGTGCAGTCGGGCGCAAATCAGTAA
- a CDS encoding SDR family oxidoreductase: MTNQTAPARKKLFCFGYGYVAQALAGALMAAEPGAWTIAGTTRDLEKLRALKARGIQTYLFDDDHPLDDPFTALEGTTHILLSVPPNDAGDPVFQFHADDIAALDGLAWTGLLSSTAVYGDRDGGWVDEESEIRPTNKRGSRRALAESQWLSLYASDRLPVHVFRLAGIYGPGRSAIDAVHAGMTRRIDKPGHAFNRVHVDDVVGTLIASMARPHPGHAYNVSDDLPAPSHELIALACEIMRLPVPPLIPFSEVDQAPMARSFYLDNKRVKNGLIKSELGVTLKYPDYRSGLKACYEAERQNRMPMDFFRRNEGGQV, from the coding sequence GTGACCAACCAAACCGCCCCCGCCCGCAAAAAACTTTTCTGCTTCGGCTATGGTTATGTCGCGCAAGCGCTGGCCGGCGCGCTTATGGCCGCGGAACCCGGTGCATGGACCATCGCGGGCACGACGCGCGACCTTGAAAAGCTGCGCGCGCTCAAGGCCCGGGGCATACAAACCTATCTGTTCGACGACGATCACCCGCTGGACGACCCGTTCACCGCGCTGGAAGGGACGACGCATATTCTTTTATCCGTGCCGCCCAACGATGCGGGCGATCCGGTCTTTCAATTCCATGCCGACGACATCGCCGCGCTTGACGGTCTTGCATGGACAGGGCTTTTATCCAGCACGGCGGTATACGGCGATCGCGACGGCGGCTGGGTCGACGAGGAATCGGAAATACGCCCCACCAACAAGCGCGGCAGCCGCCGCGCGCTTGCGGAATCGCAATGGTTGAGCCTGTACGCATCAGACCGGCTTCCCGTTCATGTCTTTCGGCTTGCCGGCATTTATGGCCCCGGGCGCAGCGCGATCGACGCCGTGCACGCGGGCATGACGCGGCGGATCGACAAACCGGGACACGCCTTCAACCGCGTGCATGTCGACGATGTGGTCGGCACGCTGATCGCATCGATGGCGCGCCCGCATCCGGGGCACGCCTATAACGTGTCCGACGACCTGCCCGCGCCAAGCCACGAGCTGATCGCGCTGGCCTGCGAGATCATGAGGCTGCCCGTGCCGCCGCTGATCCCGTTCAGCGAGGTGGATCAGGCCCCGATGGCGCGGAGTTTTTATCTGGACAACAAGCGGGTCAAAAACGGGCTGATCAAGTCGGAACTTGGCGTCACCCTGAAATACCCGGATTACCGCAGCGGGCTGAAAGCCTGTTACGAGGCCGAACGGCAAAACCGCATGCCGATGGATTTTTTCCGCCGCAACGAAGGCGGACAGGTCTAA
- a CDS encoding YceI family protein, with amino-acid sequence MQMRNTADKYGAVARILHWLIAALVVAMLLMGVVMEDLSGPTKFEVMSLHKATGITILALMLVRLGWRLINHGMPMQNPAHAKWERMLSTAVHWALYVLLIAMPLSGWILVDAANSTINWYGFFPLPHIVGPDKELRHLMAETHETIATLIWITLGLHVAGALKHHFIDKDATMRRMLPAFILGLMLLGGTAHAADTPYTWAIDHGKSHLTFEATQEGSAFTGTFTAFDGTIVFDPTHPESGRAQIAIDLNSADSENDERDSTLKGRDWFDTTTAPTASYKIEKFIKGDKDGDYTAVGQLVLRGVEKPVSLPFHLTMQEKDGGIYGRFVGETQINRLNFGVGDGQWADPKMVGDTVTVRIDLSATTQKPK; translated from the coding sequence ATGCAGATGCGCAACACGGCGGATAAATACGGGGCGGTCGCACGCATCCTGCACTGGCTGATCGCGGCATTGGTGGTCGCGATGCTGCTGATGGGTGTGGTGATGGAGGATCTGAGCGGTCCCACCAAATTCGAGGTGATGAGCCTTCACAAGGCAACCGGCATCACGATTCTGGCGCTGATGCTGGTGCGGCTTGGCTGGCGGCTGATCAATCACGGCATGCCGATGCAGAACCCTGCGCACGCCAAGTGGGAACGGATGTTGTCCACTGCCGTACACTGGGCGCTATACGTGCTTTTGATTGCGATGCCGTTGAGCGGATGGATTCTGGTGGACGCCGCGAATTCAACCATCAACTGGTATGGGTTTTTCCCGCTTCCGCACATCGTGGGGCCGGACAAGGAATTGCGCCACCTGATGGCGGAAACGCACGAAACGATCGCAACCCTGATCTGGATCACGCTGGGGCTGCATGTCGCAGGCGCACTCAAGCACCATTTCATCGACAAGGACGCAACGATGCGCCGGATGCTGCCGGCGTTCATACTGGGCCTTATGTTACTGGGCGGGACAGCACATGCCGCCGACACGCCCTACACATGGGCCATCGATCACGGCAAAAGCCATCTGACCTTCGAGGCGACGCAGGAAGGCAGCGCATTCACCGGCACGTTCACGGCGTTCGACGGGACCATCGTTTTCGACCCCACGCACCCGGAAAGCGGACGGGCGCAGATCGCCATCGACCTTAACAGCGCGGATTCCGAAAACGACGAGCGCGATTCGACCCTCAAGGGCCGCGACTGGTTCGACACCACGACGGCGCCGACAGCGAGCTACAAAATCGAAAAGTTCATCAAAGGCGACAAGGACGGCGATTACACGGCGGTGGGCCAACTGGTCCTGCGCGGCGTTGAAAAACCCGTAAGTCTTCCTTTTCACCTGACGATGCAGGAAAAAGACGGCGGCATTTATGGCCGTTTCGTCGGTGAAACGCAGATCAACCGGCTGAATTTCGGGGTGGGCGACGGGCAATGGGCCGATCCCAAAATGGTGGGCGATACCGTCACCGTACGCATCGATCTGTCCGCCACCACGCAAAAGCCCAAATAA
- a CDS encoding exodeoxyribonuclease VII large subunit has protein sequence MSDLFNHPAPVTNIPELSVSELAAGIKRTIESAFGYVRVRGEISKVTLAKSGHLYTALKDESAVLDAVAWKTTVARLSIKPQEGMEVVATGRLTTYPGRSNYQLVIESLELAGQGAILKMLEDRKARLAAEGLFDPARKKPLPFLPRVIGVVTSPTGAVIRDILHRIADRFPVHVVLWPAAVQGAGAAAEVARGIAGLNALAAPSAPPGLAPDLIIVARGGGSFEDLMPFNEESVVRAAAASRVPLISAVGHETDVTLIDFAADRRAPTPTGAAEMAVPVRDDLLYTLADDANRLNAIIAGRLRHDHLRLDRALRALGNPARILETPAQRLDRAVLSLSHGADKILSSAERTITRTSARLRTPQDVVLSAAARLERGTAALSRALDRMLAGADRALATARVRAPQATLETAHLRLSAAARMLESLSFKNVLARGFALVRDASGHVIPTAAGLRAGQPVSLTFADGERKARMDE, from the coding sequence ATGTCGGACCTGTTCAATCACCCCGCGCCAGTTACCAACATTCCCGAATTATCGGTGTCCGAACTGGCCGCGGGTATCAAGCGCACCATTGAATCCGCCTTTGGCTATGTCCGGGTGCGCGGGGAGATTTCAAAGGTCACGCTGGCCAAATCCGGGCATTTATATACCGCCTTGAAGGATGAAAGCGCGGTGCTTGATGCCGTGGCGTGGAAGACGACAGTCGCCAGATTGTCCATAAAACCGCAGGAGGGGATGGAAGTCGTGGCCACCGGACGCCTGACCACCTATCCCGGCCGCTCGAATTATCAGTTGGTGATCGAATCGCTCGAACTTGCGGGGCAGGGCGCGATTCTGAAGATGCTGGAGGATCGCAAGGCCCGGCTCGCCGCAGAAGGCCTGTTCGACCCCGCGCGCAAAAAACCGCTGCCCTTCCTGCCCCGCGTCATCGGCGTTGTGACGTCGCCCACCGGCGCGGTAATCCGCGACATCCTGCACCGCATCGCCGACCGGTTTCCGGTCCATGTCGTCCTGTGGCCGGCGGCGGTGCAGGGCGCGGGCGCGGCCGCTGAAGTTGCGCGTGGCATCGCGGGCCTGAACGCACTGGCAGCCCCGTCTGCACCGCCCGGTTTGGCACCCGATTTGATCATCGTCGCGCGCGGCGGCGGATCATTCGAGGATCTGATGCCCTTTAACGAGGAATCGGTGGTCCGCGCCGCCGCTGCCAGCCGCGTGCCGCTGATTTCGGCGGTTGGCCATGAAACGGACGTGACGCTGATCGACTTCGCCGCCGACCGGCGCGCCCCCACCCCCACGGGCGCGGCTGAAATGGCGGTGCCGGTGCGCGACGACCTGCTTTATACGCTGGCCGACGACGCCAACCGGCTGAACGCCATCATCGCGGGCCGCCTGCGTCACGATCATCTGCGCCTTGACCGCGCCTTGCGCGCGCTGGGCAATCCGGCCCGCATCCTGGAAACGCCCGCCCAGCGGCTCGACCGTGCCGTGCTCTCGCTTTCCCATGGCGCCGATAAAATTCTTTCTTCCGCTGAACGTACGATTACACGTACATCCGCCCGACTGCGTACGCCGCAGGATGTCGTCCTGTCCGCCGCGGCACGGCTGGAGCGTGGTACAGCCGCACTTTCGCGCGCGCTGGACCGCATGCTGGCCGGTGCCGACCGCGCATTGGCAACGGCCCGCGTCCGCGCGCCCCAGGCCACGTTGGAAACGGCGCACCTGCGCCTCTCCGCGGCCGCGCGGATGCTGGAATCCCTAAGCTTTAAAAACGTCCTCGCCCGTGGTTTCGCACTGGTCCGCGATGCTTCGGGACATGTCATACCCACGGCGGCTGGCCTGCGCGCGGGCCAGCCCGTATCGCTGACCTTCGCCGACGGCGAACGCAAGGCCAGAATGGATGAATAG
- a CDS encoding glutathione S-transferase family protein — protein sequence MRTLYHLWLHPFSRKVRVALAEKGLDFSLKLEKIWERRTEFLAINPAGDVPVMVEEDGTVLSNSNVICEYLEEVYDHTDLLGPDALQRAETRRLIGWFDVKFNREVTENLVGEKIMKRFLKLGEPHGPSIRAGHANIHYHLDYISYLMEKRRWLAGDRFSLADICAGAHLSAIDYIGDVPWDEHPGAKAWYMRLKQRPSFRPLLEDMVPGFAPAPHYTRTDH from the coding sequence ATGCGCACGCTTTACCACCTCTGGCTGCACCCGTTTTCGCGTAAGGTCCGCGTGGCCCTGGCGGAAAAAGGGCTCGATTTCAGCCTGAAGCTTGAAAAAATATGGGAGCGGCGCACCGAATTCCTGGCTATCAACCCGGCGGGCGACGTACCCGTGATGGTGGAGGAGGACGGCACCGTCCTAAGCAATTCCAACGTCATTTGCGAATACCTCGAAGAAGTCTACGACCATACCGACCTGCTTGGCCCGGACGCGTTGCAACGGGCGGAAACGCGGCGGCTGATCGGATGGTTCGACGTCAAGTTCAACCGCGAGGTCACGGAAAACCTTGTCGGCGAAAAAATCATGAAGCGGTTTTTAAAACTGGGGGAGCCGCACGGCCCTTCGATCCGCGCCGGGCACGCCAACATCCACTACCATCTCGATTATATTTCGTACCTGATGGAAAAGCGCCGCTGGCTTGCGGGGGACCGGTTCTCGCTTGCCGATATCTGCGCGGGCGCGCATCTTTCGGCCATTGATTATATCGGCGACGTGCCGTGGGACGAACATCCGGGCGCAAAGGCATGGTATATGCGCCTGAAGCAGCGGCCGTCCTTCCGTCCACTGCTTGAGGACATGGTGCCCGGCTTCGCGCCCGCGCCGCACTACACCCGCACCGATCATTAA